DNA sequence from the Epinephelus fuscoguttatus linkage group LG2, E.fuscoguttatus.final_Chr_v1 genome:
ATTTTCTCCCAAAGCTGGTAAAACTGGATGTGTTACCTGTGCTGTTAAACTCAGTTTTGTGCTCCCACTGTCAGCTGATGACTTCTGTTGTAAAGAAGTTACAGCTGTCCATCGAACTCTTGTTGActttgactgtgctcagaatatttctttttacagtcacattgaaTTCACGTCTTTTTCTTCTGCAGCCcgtcaagaagaagaagatcaaACGGGAAATCAAAATTCTTGAAAACTTGCGTGGAGGAACCAACATCATCCGCCTGGTGGACACGGTCAAAGATCCGGTGGTGAGTTTGAGTCCTGCCatcactttgctgcatgtcggCACGCCAGCAGCGATAATCCAGCCATGCGTgtagctgtgtttgtttgtgtgtgtgtgtgtgtgtgtgtgtgtgtgtgtgataatctCCACCTACCTGCTGCTCTCCTCAGTTGAGCCTTGTGTTGTCCTCTCTTTGCAGTCCAGAACACCAGCGCTTGTCTTTGAGTGCATCAATAACACAGATTTTAAGGTACTTAAGTTTGGCCGACATCATACATGCACAACTGTCATTGTTGTCCATTATTAATAACACGCATTATAACCCTGCAGTTGATGTTGTACATGTGCAGAAGCCGGCTGAGCTGCTGGCTTCATGTTATTAATGATTTCTTCATGTTGTTCTGCAGGAGCTTTACCAGAAGCTGACAGACTATGATATCCGCTACTACATGTATGAGCTGCTcaaggtaaacacacaaacatctggTTCACGTCACCACTAATCTAATGTCAgcttttattttatcaccacTTTTAAATACAAACATGGTGCCGCACTGTATTTGTAGGTTGTTAGGAGTTATCTTCGGTGATTGACAGGAGTGTAATGTGCTGCTGAGAGAAACAACTGTAGAGAGTCAGGAGATGAGAGGTTTGTTCAAACCAGATCAGCTCTTAAACAATCTGTCAATGGAATAAAATCAATCAGCAACAACTCtgatcatttttaaataattaatcaagCAAAAACCTTGCAGCTTCTGAAATGTGATAATTTGCCACAAATTGAATATGTTTTACTTCTGGGCTGAGGTTTTTAAAGAATATATATAATTAATcaaatccaaaaaaaacaatCGAGGGATTAATcaagaatgaaaataataatctgtGAGTTGGTCCAGACCAGGCATGTCACAATCCCAGAAATATAGTAGTCAGTATCAATACAAGTGAAATTCCACTTCATTTGATGAAGACCATATAAAAGAACAAACAATAAATCCCAGACACTTACACACACTCCTTTATTAAAACACactcaaatttaatttaatttaaattttattatcaGTCCCTGACAGTCCAGCTCGAAGGCAAAGTACCAGTGGGAACCATATGAACATTTATCctacagtatttacacacatttttcctccactgttgttgttcagctcGTACGTCTAAGATGTGacggttggtctttgtggtcgGCTGTTTGTcctgcccctcctccactgtgattggatggcTGGGTACAAAGTAGGGGTATTGTATTGCggtatttttgtgtggcaatgtTGTATcttcacacagtgccaagtatcatttaatttaattatataaatgatcaatattacaaatacaaattaaactttatcaGTTGCTTTTTCCGTCCATTAGACACAGTTTActgctgaaattaaaaaaaaaatggcttaaGTGACGtcaacagactgaaaactttgtcTTACTAGATGAAACAGATGTTGATCAAGTTtttctttggggacataatttacaatTGAATATATTTCATCAACAATACTCTTAAAATCACATGATAATATCATAccatggatcctctggtgattcccacctctagtaaaaagtgacagtatcGAGCACAGGCGTTTACCTAAAGCTGAATGTTTCTCGGCTCTCTAcgaccagaaaaaaatgtcagatgtGCAGACGCCTCAGCGCCTCGCCACACTGCTGTTTGTAGCAGAGTGTAAATATGCAGCGCTCCCATCACAAAGaattaacaaaacatttttgtctcaggaaaaaaaaaactacgtTATTATTGATGAGTTGAGGCGGcgctgttgctgcagctgcacttgtcACTGTTGTACACGTGCTGTTGTTCTTCTTATTCCTTTGACATTTAACGGCAGACTTGAAGGCGTTTATGCTGCCTTGTCACATAAGAAAAGTTGTATCACTGGTTCCTACAGTTCTGGAGAAAAATGAGTACCATCGTGTTTTCAGAAATTTGGCGTCAACTTGGTACCAAAATATCAGTTCAGGCCGACTGTgcagaaactgagaagagaaagcTGGACCAGTGAAACACTCTGGGAGGAACAGGCACCGGAACAGAACAGACTGTGGTTATAAACTGGCTGCAGTGTtgagtctgtgtctctgtgtgttctttcAGGCTCTGGACTACTGTCACAGTATGGGGATCATGCACCGGGACGTGAAGCCCCACAACGTGATGATCGACCACCAGATGAGAAAGGTACTGCAAACTCTGTTGCTACTAAATTAGTCCCACTTAAAGGAGGGACtaacaaatgatttttttttttttgtttagggAAAATATCCTAATTTTCACCATTTCTTTCAGGTGTTTGATTGTCACATATTTCCTAGGGGTTACTCCAAGTCTACCCTGAAATATAAACCAGATCAATGAGTATATTCTCTCTGTGTCACAGCTGCGTCTTATAGATTGGGGTTTGGCAGAATTTTACCATCCCGCTCAGGAATACAACGTCAGGGTGGCCTCCCGCTATTTCAAAGGCCCTGAGCTGCTAGTGGACTATCAGGTATTTATCTGAGGATTTGTGTCAGtctctgttttctttcattATTCTTGTTGTGTGATTCACTCTCTCTTCCCCCTCAGATGTATGACTATAGTTTGGACATGTGGAGTCTAGGCTGCATGTTGGCCAGCATGATCTTTCTGAAGGAGCCATTTTTTCATGGCCAGGACAACTACGACCAGGTAACTAACGTCTCAGATACAGACTCATGTCCCTCATCAAAGAAAACGTTTCCTCAAACTATAATGTCACCACAAGCTGGACTCCTGAGCACAGACTGAGACAGAGATGTCTTTGCGTTGACTTACTGCACtttgtcaatgaaatgtaataaatgtgtgttgtgttccAGCTGGTCCGCATTGCAAAGGTTCTCGGCACAGATGAGCTCTTCGGTTACCTGCACAAATATCACATAGAACTGGACACACGCTTCAAAGACCTGCTGGGACAGTGAGTATCATGATGTTCAAACCTGACAGTTCATCTGCTGAAACTTGGAATCTTATTTACATCTTCTTCTGTGGTCAAGTGGCAGGTTCTAGTGAACAGATCATTTTTCCTGACTGACTTCATCAGGCTGGTTGtcagaagccccttttacactgccagattttcagcgaatgttgggccgttttgccggcagtctgcgagcgtttagacacactgagctggattggcgagttgatccgaggttaccaattttccgcctcgtagggtagacatactggtggaacccttttagtttaaacagtacgaggcggccttctgcaactaGAGGGGATGTTGAAGACGCCGcacatgcgagccactggcggtggataaacaggaaacagctgatagcaggaattagcgagcagctagtagcaagagggaaacacaaacctgacagacactgtaaagatgagcaactggggagacaaggaattgtgcgccctccttgtcctcgcaaacaaagaggccattaaccgtcagatgacggggacggtgaagaacgggccgacttatgagagaatcaccgaaggactgaccagccgcagcttccctcccacgtcactgtttacgtcacacgctgagctacacgttttgttacttgctcacgccccccattgccccaaaaaaggcacattctgtataaacaaaagtaggtaggcggcattttgctgcactccccgattttgtttttatactgccaatgctgaaaaaagactgattgggctttcctgcaaatttgcacaactcctatttAAAAATGGCTAGCGTTAGTTACAACCGAGCCCGGCCCGACAGactcagttcagaccaaagattcacgatgaGATGAGTTTAAACAGGCGACTACTCGTAATGATGCGTTAAACATCAACCAGCCAGAGCTAACGAGGTCAGGAGGGGTGGAGAGGCCACAGTGGTGGAACACCAGCAGGCAACCCTGCTGATAATCCTCAGAAGTGTTGGCGTTAAAAAAGGAACTCAGCATTCAGAGGAAGaattcaagaaaaacaaaaagagatgcAGTGAGCTCACATTCAAGCATTTGTCCTCAGCATGTTTCCAAATTGTTTGTGTAATTCCTCTGTGTCAGAGGGGGGACACTAAAGATCCAGCCttcaatgtttttgtgtccaggCAAACGAGGAAGCGTTGGGAGCAGTTCATCCAGTCAGAGAACCAGCACCTGGTGAGTCCAGAGGCTCTGGACCTGCTGGACAAGCTGCTGCGCTACGACCACCAGCAGAGGCTGACAGCCGCTGAGGCCATGCAGCACCCATACTTCTGTTAgtatacacacacccacacacagtgaACCGCCGCTCACATGGCGATCAGGAGCAGTGAGGAATAACTCATGAAACAGTGTGAACGAtcaggagcagggaggaggacggAATCTGACATGAATACTGACCTGATGTTTTCTCACTGCTGTAACCAGTTTATCATCTCACTGTAAGAAAGACCTCCATGAAAACTAATATTGCTTAAATTGTAAGTTTTGAGTGAATTTTAGTGGATTAACTGGTGACTTGAATTTTGAAACCTCCTCAGTATGAAAAGATGTTACGTGTCCGGAGTCATCTGTCAATATTAACGCAAGCATCGGCTGTACTGAGCTGATTTTAAAGCTAGTGATGGTACTGTGATCATATGAAACTAAAGTACCTAAGGAATCCAGTGGTACCAACCATATCATGCTAGCATCTTAGCAAGGGGCTAAATAACACTCCAAATGtgggctaaattttggcaaggaAAAGAAATGCGATGGCCGTTTCAAACGAGTCCCTCAACCTCTGGGCTCAAggtatctgaatgaaaatgagttCTGTGTGCACCCACGAGTCTCCCCTTTACAGATCTGCTAGTCTAGTTTTGGGCAGAGTTTTTGCACACAGCATGTGTTAATGTCAgctgttgtatttatttatttctgcacACTGGCATCTCTGAACAGTCTTTAAATGACATAAATTGGGTctgactggaaagctgagactcttgtggatTCAGAGCTGCATGTATGTCACTTCCATGTGGCATGTACTGTTGATCTGCTGTCTCCTCCTAAAGACTTCTTTTCATGAACAGTGCTGCCTTAAACGTTGAGAACAGACTGTAGAAACACTTCAGCTAAGTTACCGTCAAACTTGAGACACTGCGACAGAGACAAacctgtatttgttttatttgtcacagATAAATTgactcacagtgtgtgtttggtccCTCAGATCCTGTGGTGAAGGAACAGGCAAACGCCAACACAGACGGCACAAAGGCCATAAGCAGCTCCAATGCAACATGATAACCAGAgagcaggtaacacacacacacacacacacacacacacacacacaaaaacaatctgtTTTAGACATACATGTGTGTATACACACTGAGCTGTCTgtgcattaaagggatagtgcacccaaaaatgaaaattcagccattatctactcacccatatgccgacggaggccctggtgaagttttagagtcctcgcatcacttgcggagatcggcggggggagcggccagcacacctaatggaggctgacagcgccccagactaacgtccaagaacacaaaattgaatccacagagtacctccatactgctcatccatagtgatccaagtgtgctgcagccgcgacataaaaagttgtttggaaaaacgtcatatgagaccacgcaagaccagcgaaagcatgagctttgctcacccgtgtttacatcatgtgacacgtgcgccgcagggggagacaacagtaaccacagagctaaaagataatttgcactacggtcttttagcaaaggacagcccaacatgtctgaagactttgaaactgaggaggaacagcatttctttgttgagccgtatttgtttgagcccgagtatacgcacggaactcaggctactggacgaagcagccgccgcagctcatgagcctaaccctcagccagccgcagaataccggagtcgaacactggaaacctggtggtgtagttgtttcaaatgcaaagcaatgccaacggatgaggaaggtctttgctgctcagactgggaattggcgatgcctgcatttaagaatctggacatcagtactgacgagactgctgctcttcagagaccgtgcatcaccgatcaccctgagcgcacacacgtgaacacagagaagcagtcagagctacaggctacagtgaggctaaaaacagagttcatatgatgtttttccaaacaactttttatgtcgcggctgcagcacacttggatcactatggatgagcagtatggaggtactctgtggattcagttttgtgttcttggacgttagtctggggcgccgtctaccattaggtgtgctggcgctccccccgctgatctccgcaagtgatgtgaggactctaaaacttcaccagggcctccatcggcatatgggtgagtagataatggctgaatttttatttttgggtgcactatccctttaagtagctaaaactaatgcagtctgATGCAGCAGTCACTGAATGAATCCTCCTTCATGGAGGTTAAAAAACCTCGTCCACACCTACATCTGAATATCTAACaatgtatatttatgtatatgaGTTTTGGTCTTTTGTCCACTTGGGGTGTAACGTTCCATCAATCTGATCAATATATTGATTAAATGATCCAATATCATGGATACAAAAACATCAATCTATATCGTCATCTTTACAATATGCTTTTATTTCGAAAGTCTGTCaccgtcaaacagcagcagacagacagcgagcagccaagagaaagactaTGAggaatcagcagtgtggaaatattttcaaCAGACAGAGCTCATGTTGTACGTACACAATGCCGTTATGAGATAAAACATGACGTAACGTTAGCTGCAGTTTTAAGAAGGAAGAAGGAATAAccctgttttcagaaacactcGTGTAGGTGTGGACGAGGCCTAGAGAACAGAAGCACCTGTCTGTGTGATGCAACACACTGCTTACATTTCTAAGATCATCAGATTCATCAGATGATCAGTGTTTGACCTctgattggtttgtttttgcCCCCTCTTTGTCCACTCAGGAAGAATCTTTGTTACCTCAACTTGTGACCTTTTCGTGGCAGAAACTTCTGCCTCCACATCAACAGCCATACTGGAGCAAGATGTCAATTTTGCAGCATACACAAACACGCACGGATTAAACTTCTCCCAACAAAGCCCGGGgcggggggggaggggggatcTGCGCTGCTTGGACCGAGTCACAGATAAATCAGGTCTGAAATCAGATCCGAACCcccccaccctctcctcctcttcctccttctcctcttcctccctcccctcctccccctcaacctgtttttaaaatgagcaAAGTGACTGTTGTTGGATCAGTATCAAGCCGGTGTTGTGCTGTAAAGACGTTTGTCCGTCATTACGATGCTGTGGTGACCTGAGATCCAGTTTTAGCACTGAGTGGCATGGAGGCTCTTTTCTGCTACGGATAGAACAAAAGCTATATTGAAAGAGAATaaaccatttttatttaaagacgCTTGTGTCAAACTTTTATTGACTCAGAGGAGCTTGAATTCtaccttttcttttaactaCCAGCCGCCCTACGGTCCAGACAGCAGCAGTGGAAAGTAACCAAGTACACTTACTTTAGACACTGTACTTACCCTGCGCACTTTGTCTTTGGTGAGAGTGCCCAAAGTAAAAGTGTGCATTCTGCATAATGGTTCCTTTCAGAGTATTTTAGACCTCCTAAGGTTTTTCCCATCTTATGGACACAAACATTCTCCAGGTgagttaaagaaaaacaaaaatgaccatttgtttatcGATTATTTACCACACATTACATTTAATTCCTAAAGAAATCTTTGTCTCCACAGACAACAGAGAATCCAAAACAGGTGAACagtcttgatgaattaaagtaaacGCCCTGCGTGCACAGCcattttcacaaaaacattatgatttaaaaaacaaaagtttgagCTGTCAAATAAAAGCATGTGCTTGGGCACGCTCAAGTGTTTTAAATCGTAATGTTTTAgtgtaaatgcatgtgtttgtgaagtgctgatcatacgactggataaatgagacctggattatactgcacgagctgtgtgagagtCTAACAccttttggattctccgttcactgttaagacatgagagaaaaacaaagttttcttcaattCACAGTAAGACGCGACGAGTAACTGacacacatatgtatattatattcgggtgaagtattccttggggtttgtctgcagtgtttgtttcGGTGTTTCATGAAACAGACCACAGAGCTCAGTAAGTGTGTGtactttttaataaataaactggAACTTCAAGGTGTTTTCCAGAACATAAAACACTTGTGCAACATTCGTGCGTTACAAATAGGTGCATTCGTTTAGGCGAATCCAGGCCGAAGGTTTGAGGTCAGCAGACGACCACCTGCTCAAATTTAAAACCTTTATCTGCTCACCAAATGGCTGAGactgtaaacacagcagagttCACTTCAATTACACATTAATCTTCAAATCTCAAGTATTTAAAATGCATCACTGAATTCACATTTTGGTCAAGTGGTTTTTGTTGTAAGTTTAAAAACTGGAACTAGTGGTGACGTTCAGCCGTTTGCTCTGCTCACAGACGGCTTGGACCAAAATGAATGCCCCCGCTGACATCTGAAGTTTAAGTGTCAAACACAGTAAAAAGCAGCCTACAAACACACGGCTAGCTACAGCAGATGAGCTCTACACCCATCGAAGGCACGCCCACAACACCCCCGCTTCCCCCCCGCAGCCAGTGACTCGTGTCGGGGTGAGGAATCACGACGACTGGCTGCTCCTCAAAGAGCCCAACTGTGAATTCAAAAAGCCACTTTGGCATTTTGTCTACATGTTAAAGGAACAGCTGTACGATTTGGGAAATGAGCTCATTCACTTTCTGGCAGAGAGTCGGAGGAAAAGATCGACACGACTTTCATATGAAGCTACGACAAAGATTGGAAACGTGAAaacagcctggctctgtccaaaatgTGAAATCTCTTTATGACAGTTATGCTCCCCCCTCCTTAATAACTGTCACTGTGCCTTTACAGTGGCTTCATGTTCTCACACAGCACATACACAGTTTAAAAATGATGTTTGCAGGTTAACGTGTCTGACAGGTGAGTAAAGTTAGCATGTGTGAGCAGTTTGCTTATCTACACATGCACTTCTCCCTGGAAGTGCATGTGTAATAATAAACGACTGTTTACCTACGCAGACCGACACAGTTTAAACTACAAGTCATGGAAATGAGGCAAAACATGGAAAATTTTTGAAAATGACtttgttaaaatgtgtgtgaaccCTGAAAGTTGGAGGTTTGAATCATCCAagacccctcagtcgactgagcTTGCTTTAAGTTGAGCAGTccagggtttttttgtgtgtgttggttttgCGACTCAGTGTGCTGTTCAGCGTCCTTATGGggatgttttggtccccagacTTTGCTGCGGAGTGAACGCTCTTGactttggtacagacagctgcggACACgcaggcagcagcacagaggaggagaaactaaATAAGATTATCTTCTCATCTGCTTGgaggtggtgaatttacagctctgCAGTGTCTGCGCCGTCGTTAgcgcagttagcttgtttactgtattcgtattaaacagccaaatctgattcaaccTGACATAATTCGGGTACAGCCCTACAATCCTGCTATCAGTTTTTTCACAGTTGAAGTTTGTCCAGACAGCGAGCTGCACAGGTTCTTCCCAAACTCCTCGACATCCTTGTCAAAAGTTACTTTACATGGAAAGTAGAAAATGATGCATGTCTTTagacagctgtcatttaaaCGCTTCTCGTATTGTAATGAGACATCACCACAGTAATGGCGACTTGTTCACTTCCAGTACTTCCCTGGATTAATGTGTAAGAGCCCCGTACATGCACATGTAGCTTCAACACTGGCTGCATAGTTAAGAGTTTCTACGCTACAATAGGGATTAGCCGACTATctactgttgttttttcagACAGAGATGTTGTCTACATCAAACAGGCCCGCGGGAAGTACACTGGACTTTGGAGCCAATGATATTGATGCAAAACGTGTATCTACCACTTCCTGTTCTGTCACGTGATACActggggcccaaaaagactctTCCCCACAGATTTAAACTGTGAACCAGACGTCTGTAAattagtggatacatttttttgagcgtcTCATCCCTCCCCAGAGTGACTCATTGCACTatcgggatttgatccattcaatCCGATGACATTTCTTTAGTCTAGAGGAGTCTAAATCATCTCAACCCCATTTAAGTTAGTGGAGCACTAAACTGGAGGTTCGCTGCTCGGCCAGCGAAGCATCTCgtgtgcctgctctatgggcccctgAGAGCAGAAGTCATTTTACATCCAGGGCCCCGCCTCCAATGtggtatccaggtctctttctAAATCCACACACCGAACAGACAGATTTGAGCGTGTCATCTAACCTCCTGCACAAA
Encoded proteins:
- the LOC125881111 gene encoding casein kinase II subunit alpha'-like gives rise to the protein MPGSTPASSKARVYTDVNTQKNREYWDYDAHVPNWSNQDNYQLVRKLGRGKYSEVFEAINVTNNEKVVVKILKPVKKKKIKREIKILENLRGGTNIIRLVDTVKDPVSRTPALVFECINNTDFKELYQKLTDYDIRYYMYELLKALDYCHSMGIMHRDVKPHNVMIDHQMRKLRLIDWGLAEFYHPAQEYNVRVASRYFKGPELLVDYQMYDYSLDMWSLGCMLASMIFLKEPFFHGQDNYDQLVRIAKVLGTDELFGYLHKYHIELDTRFKDLLGQQTRKRWEQFIQSENQHLVSPEALDLLDKLLRYDHQQRLTAAEAMQHPYFYPVVKEQANANTDGTKAISSSNAT